The Styela clava chromosome 3, kaStyClav1.hap1.2, whole genome shotgun sequence genome includes the window AACATGTTGATATGCAATTTACAAAATTTGCACAAACAACAATTTAATAAAAGTGTCGAGAAATATCGAACTCACGTGAAGCAGGAGTCCGACAAACTGGTTTGCTGTTGGTACGGCCAGGCTGCTTCCAAGAACGCGAAGTAGTAATCTTTCCATCAACAGGACTTCAGCTTTTGAGTAAGTGTCTGCAGTAACGTAAGCAAACTCGTCCGAGTCGGGTGGATAAATTTCTTCGTATTTTGCAGCTACGAACATCGCCGTTGTGCCGAGAAGTTGTAACTTAGATCTGGTAACGGACATCATAGAAAGAAATCGATCAGAGTATGCAACTGCTAGTGAAGCCGTTTCATTTTCGAGTTTATACTCATCCTGAACTTCGATTAACCAATCAACCAATTTTGTCCGCATGGTAGAACTTATTTCTGGCTGGCGTTGCATAAAGTCACCGCGTGGTCGATATCGATTTTCAGCTTCTCTCATGTATGATAAAATGTCAGGAAAGTATTCATCTACCACATCGGTTGTGCTATCAGCAGGGCTAGAAGGTCTGCTTATCGTACATTTGGCCAAGCTGAATGGCTGGCTTCCGCTCTCACTTTCAAATTCCTGTGAATCGACGAATGGTATACTACTTTGAGTCGACGAAAAGAATGCCGAATCGTTTGTCTTGTTTTCGGTATCTTCACAATCCAAGAATGATGTTTCAGAAATAGTGTCCAAGCTAATGGACATCGAATTATCACTATCAATTGGACTTTTTGGTATTGGCGGAAAAAATGAGATTTTGTTGGACGTATTTTCACTTTCGTTTCGTTCTGTCGCGGAATGGAAATAGCCTAACGGCTTCATTGAAGGTACCGTTAATGCCTGTAACGGAAGCCTGATGACTCGAGATGAATCTTTACTGTTGGTTTGTTCTGATTTGCTGAAGAACTTGTTCAGGTGACATATTATCCTTAAAAACCACAAGCAAAAGTTAAGTTGCATAATGATAAATATATCTGAAAAATTGCACAGACAGAGTCAAAAGCTACATTCCTATGAACACAAATCTGAAAACGAACCCGAAAATAGTCTAACGGGCTCCGTCTTTTTTGCGGTTGTTCCTTTGGGGCTTCAAAGACGGTAGTCAGTCGTATCATGGTATATCTATTTTCTTTCTAACCTATACCGGTTTTTGTTGCTAGATTCTTACACTCACTAAAATTTAACATATACATTTTAAATGCTTATCAGCCCATTACATCACATCGGTGTAGGTTGTTAGTTGGGTATACAAAACTTATGCTTACGGTTTGCCACTTGTACACTGATTTTCCTTCTCATTTGATTGCATGTAGGAACATCCCATTTCGTTCCTTCTGTATGCTGTTTTCCCAACGCATTTATCATTTCTTGATGAAAACCATTTGTGACTCGTTTTAGCAGCTCGAGATGGCTGGATACGTTTTTGTCCATTTTGCTTATTGTCGTCCAAAATTTGCAATGGCTGCCTTTCTGacatcattttaaatatgcGACAAAGACATATAAGTTAACACAACGTAGCAAGTAACACTGAAAAGATGATACTCTAGTATTAGAATAGTAGGAGTGTTTTGCCCAAACAAGTTTGTTTCATTATGTCCCAGCTAAATATCTTCGAACCATTTACGATACACCTAAAACTAACCTTGACCAgatagaatatttcaattcttcCACAGATGGCTACCTAACACCACATTTCACAACGGTGGCTCAAGGCTCACAAACAGCTTTGCTCATGTAAAGTAGTAGTCTTGCCACGCGTTTATGTGACTTTGAGCTTAAATTTCGCGGAGAAAAGAGAGTCTCAGGATTGTGAAAAACTTTTGCGAATCGTGCGTTTGAATTTTGCGAGAATATCAGTGATTGCGAATAACTATGAAAAACAACCATTCACGGCCGAATTATCGAGGGTATCTTGTCTAGTAATGGTACatcgttttttatttattgcgtAATCCGGCTGGATTCAACTGGAATCGTTGAGGTCAGATATCAAAATACACATTCAAAATTTGTCCATTTTACAATTCGTTTGATGAATGGTATCTTGACTGACACACAAATAtgacaataatatttttgactgGTGCACTGGTCAGTGACCATTACCAAGTTGACCGTCGGCAAtgttaaaacaatgaaaaagagAAAGAATATGCTGGATAAGCCTAATTTCATATTGACGATTCGAACtcataaaattttggaaaataattcACCAATTAGGCTAAGGTACCGAGGATTTTTTGTAACGTTATAGGCTAGGTTATAGCGAATCTAGTTTCTGTTTTAATTAAATCAAACAAAACACAATGCTCGCTAATTTACTTGCGGGTCATTCTGTGTTTGATTCGCTCAAACTTTCTAGGTCATCTACCAAACTTTGTAATCCCTCGCGTGCATTAGCTTCTTCATGATAAACCCAAAAATTAACATCATTGGTATTGAATGAAGTTTGTAAGGTAAAAATATTCCGTCTAGTTACGATTAGCAGTTATTTGTGCAAGGGGAGACAGTAGCCCTTCTCATAGATGCGCATTCTGTCATTGCGAATCCCTCGATACCCAAATACGTTGTCGTTCTGTACAATCTTCCTAAAGTCCAAAGCTATTTTGCACAAATGATGGCTAGAGATCCGAACATTACTGACTGGGAACTTTACCATGTAAACAAAACAGTGCGACATAGAAAGCAAAGT containing:
- the LOC120343468 gene encoding cyclin-A2-like isoform X2, which produces MGCSYMQSNEKENQCTSGKPIICHLNKFFSKSEQTNSKDSSRVIRLPLQALTVPSMKPLGYFHSATERNESENTSNKISFFPPIPKSPIDSDNSMSISLDTISETSFLDCEDTENKTNDSAFFSSTQSSIPFVDSQEFESESGSQPFSLAKCTISRPSSPADSTTDVVDEYFPDILSYMREAENRYRPRGDFMQRQPEISSTMRTKLVDWLIEVQDEYKLENETASLAVAYSDRFLSMMSVTRSKLQLLGTTAMFVAAKYEEIYPPDSDEFAYVTADTYSKAEVLLMERLLLRVLGSSLAVPTANQFVGLLLHNSNATIQFRSFATYLSEITMLYDRYHKYSYSVLAASSISVASFLANNFSSLIEKGSKDIIQGKGVDKITKDFCKLHSNPCKLSSIVRAYMEDYHDEIYACSLELFISHKGINSAPQQFVKEKYSSKKHHKVALIPSFSVSECQESGVVTPFVFDREVLLSIWT
- the LOC120343468 gene encoding G2/mitotic-specific cyclin-A-like isoform X1, translated to MMSERQPLQILDDNKQNGQKRIQPSRAAKTSHKWFSSRNDKCVGKTAYRRNEMGCSYMQSNEKENQCTSGKPIICHLNKFFSKSEQTNSKDSSRVIRLPLQALTVPSMKPLGYFHSATERNESENTSNKISFFPPIPKSPIDSDNSMSISLDTISETSFLDCEDTENKTNDSAFFSSTQSSIPFVDSQEFESESGSQPFSLAKCTISRPSSPADSTTDVVDEYFPDILSYMREAENRYRPRGDFMQRQPEISSTMRTKLVDWLIEVQDEYKLENETASLAVAYSDRFLSMMSVTRSKLQLLGTTAMFVAAKYEEIYPPDSDEFAYVTADTYSKAEVLLMERLLLRVLGSSLAVPTANQFVGLLLHNSNATIQFRSFATYLSEITMLYDRYHKYSYSVLAASSISVASFLANNFSSLIEKGSKDIIQGKGVDKITKDFCKLHSNPCKLSSIVRAYMEDYHDEIYACSLELFISHKGINSAPQQFVKEKYSSKKHHKVALIPSFSVSECQESGVVTPFVFDREVLLSIWT